In Verrucomicrobiia bacterium, the genomic window AAACATGCCTCACCCTCAAAGATGACCTACTTTTTGTGGACTCCTACTACTACGGCGATTCACTCGGCCTGCATTTTGCCGCCTTTTCCACCTCCAACCAGCCCACCTGCGAAGAGGGTGTGGAATACAAGTGGCTCAAGAACCTTGGGGAGCTCCAGCAACTCCCCAGGATTCCTGGCATCGATTTTCATATTGTGAGG contains:
- a CDS encoding NUDIX domain-containing protein; this translates as MHTPPTPVVTCTIYYKDTFLVIRRHDAAKKFGGTWGFPGGKVEQGETIAGALLREVTEETCLTLKDDLLFVDSYYYGDSLGLHFAAFSTSNQPTCEEGVEYKWLKNLGELQQLPRIPGIDFHIVR